A stretch of the Fundulus heteroclitus isolate FHET01 unplaced genomic scaffold, MU-UCD_Fhet_4.1 scaffold_49, whole genome shotgun sequence genome encodes the following:
- the LOC105922480 gene encoding ribosome-binding protein 1: MSASAWVITWVLLSQPVFCWSQLMFMRSISAGAGQTVTLPCQYPDNNTISVVGWSRTDLMEEYVLLYRNEEMDKSHQKPSYWDRVDLQNRLMQNGDVSLVLKDVRTSDSGTYECRVVHSGLSEAKLGNGPICTIHLDVAPPPPGNKDGDTEDQDEGNKDGGNKGEGNLNEGNLNEENRDEGNKDDGNQNEGNKDDGNQNEGNKDEGNQNEGNKDEGNQNEGNKDEGLQNEGNKGEGNKEEGNKDEGNQNVGNKDEGNQNEWNMDEGNQNEGNKDEGLQNEGNKDEGNHNEGNQNVGKKDEGNQNEENKDEGNQNEENKDKGNEDEGNKDEGIEDEGNKDKGIKDEGNQHKNNQEKDYQDEWYQDGGNMDEKNLDRRNQYKAIKQEVYQNEEEVTGGSILPPIVFMFLLTAAAFLVVRVRCVRRQIFRERMHKGRLL, encoded by the exons ATGTCTGCTTCAGCGTGGGTCATCACCTGGGTGCTACTGTCACAACCCGTCTTCTGCTGGTCCCAAC TTATGTTCATGAGAAGCATCTCAGCTGGAGCAGGACAGACCGTCACTCTGCCATGTCAGTATCCTGACAACAACACCATCTCAGTGGTAGGGTGGAGCAGAACCGACCTTATGGAAGAGTACGTCCTGCTCTATCGGAATGAGGAGATGGATAAATCCCATCAGAAGCCGTCTTACTGGGACCGGGTGGATCTGCAGAACAGACTCATGCAGAATGGAGACGTGTCTTTGGTTCTGAAGGATGTTAGAACTTCTGACAGTGGAACCTATGAGTGTAGAGTGGTCCACAGTGGCTTAAGTGAAGCTAAATTGGGAAATGGTCCCATCTGCACCATCCACCTGGATgtagctcctcctcctccag ggaaCAAGGATGGAGACACAGAGGACCAGGATGAAGGGAACAAGGATGGAGGGAACAAGGGGGAAGGGAACCTGAATGAAGGGAACTTGAATGAAGAGAACAGGGATGAAGGGAACAAGGATGACGGGAACCAGAATGAAGGGAACAAGGATGACGGGAACCAGAATGAAGGGAACAAGGATGAGGGGAACCAGAATGAAGGGAACAAAGATGAAGGGAACCAGAATGAAGGGAACAAGGATGAAGGGCTCCAGAATGAAGGGAACAAGGGTGAAGGGAACAAAGAGGAAGGGAACAAAGATGAAGGGAACCAGAATGTAGGGAACAAAGATGAAGGGAACCAGAATGAATGGAACATGGATGAAGGGAACCAGAATGAAGGAAACAAAGATGAAGGGCTCCAGAATGAAGGGAACAAGGATGAAGGGAACCACAATGAAGGGAACCAGAATGTAGGGAAAAAAGATGAAGGGAACCAGAATGAAGAGAACAAGGATGAAGGGAACCAGAATGAAGAGAACAAAGATAAAGGGAACGAGGATGAAGGGAACAAGGATGAAGGGATCGAGGATGAAGGGAACAAGGATAAAGGGATCAAGGATGAAGGGAACCAGCATAAAAATAACCAGGAAAAGGACTACCAGGATGAATGGTACCAAGATGGAGGCAACATGGATGAAAAGAACCTTGATAGAAGGAACCAGTATAAAGCGATCAAGCAGGAAGTGTACCAGAATGAGGAGGAAGTGACGGGAGGATCCATTCTTCCACCCATTGTCTTTATGTTccttctcactgctgcagcttttcTGGTTGTCAGAGTTCGTTGTGTGAGACGACAGATCTTCAGAGAGAGGATGCACAAAGGAAGGCTGTTGTAG